TCCTCATAACGAAGCAATTCCTCCTTTACGCTTCCGGAGAAAGACATTTTTTCCCATCCTTTTCTATATCTCTATGTTCCACACGAATTCCGTATTCTTCATTTTCGCCTAATCTTCGGTAAAGCTCATTTGCAAGAGTTACGGAACGGTGTTTTCCGCCGGTACATCCCACGGCAATCACCAACTGTGTTTTTCCCTCTGTAATATAATTGGGAATTAAAAAACGGATTAAATCTTCCAGCTTATCAGAAAATTCATGCGCCAAATCAAAGCTCATAACATAATCGCTGACAGGGGCATTATTTCCGCTTAAGGGACGCAGCTCCTCAATATAATAAGGGTTTGGCAAAAACCTCACGTCAAATACTAAATCTGCATCCTGCGGAATACCGTACTTAAATCCAAAGGACAATACGGTAACCATCAGATTTTTAAAGCTTCCGTTTTCCACAAAAATTTTTTCAAGCTCTGCCTTCAGTTCTCTGGTTAAAAGCTTGCTGGTATCTAAAATATAATCTGCGTATTCCTTCAAAAAGCGCAGTCTTTCTCTTTCCCGATGAATTCCCTCATCTATTCTGCTTTCTGCTGCCAGAGGATGGCTTCGTCTGCTCTCTTTATAACGTCTCACCAGCACCTCATCCTCTGCATCCAAAAACAGGATTTCAATTCCAACACCTGAAAAATTGATATTTTCAAGAACTGTTTCCAGTTCATCCAATGCCTTTCCGTTACGAATATCTACGCCTACCGCAACTTTTTCGATTTCTCCCGGTCCGCCGTCTCTTAAAAGCTGCACAAATTTCTCAATCAACATAACCGGAAGATTGTCCACACAAAAGTACTCCATATCCTCCAGCATTTTCAGCGCTGTACTTTTTCCGGCGCCTGACATTCCTGTCACAATTACAAACCGCATACTTCCTCCTAAAATTCTCCCAAAAACTTCACTTCAGGCTCTAATGCAACTCCGAATTTTTCCTGTACCCTTTTTTGAACCTCTCCGATAAGTCCCAATACATCCGCAGCGGTTGCATCGCCTTTATTTACTACAAAGCCACAGTGCTTTTCTGAAATCTGTGCGCCGCCTACGGAAAATCCCCGAAGTCCCGCATCCATAATCAACTTGCCCGCAAAGTATCCCTCCGGTCTTTTAAAGGTACTGCCTGCACTTGGCATATCCAGCGGTTGTTTCGTCACACGTCTTTCCTTTAACTCATCCATTACCTTGCGAATTTCTTCTCTGTCACCTTTTCTAAGCTGTAACTCTGCGGAAATCACCACATAACCTTTTTCCTTTACCACACTGGTTCGGTATCCGAAGTTCATCTCTTCTTTGGAAAGTGTCAGTAGTTCCCCCTCCCTTGTAAGAACCGTAACCTCTCTGATAATATCCTTCATTTCACCGCCGTAAGCGCCTGCATTCATCATCACTGCTCCGCCCATGGTTCCCGGAATTCCGGAGGCAAACTCCATCCCTGTCAGGCTTTCCTCCAAAGCCTCTGCGGCAACCTTTGACAGAAGCGCACCGGCTTTTACCGTAATGGTATTGTCTTCTGTTTCAATATCACTGAAGTTTTTCCAAAGCTGAATAACTACGCCTCGATATCCCTTATCACTTACCAAAAGGTTGCTTCCGTTTCCCAAAATAAAGAATTCCAGCTTATTTTCTCTGCATATCTGAAGAATTTTCTGCAGTTCCTCTGTGCTGTGAGGACAAAGATAATAATCTGCCGGTCCTCCAATACGAAAAGTTGTATGCTTTTTCATTGGTTCATGCAGTCTCACATTGTCGCTGCCCAAAGTCATGCAAAACATATTCTCAATGCTGTTATTTTCCATTCTAATACCTCTTATCCCTTTTTACCCTTTCCAAAAACCAAATCCTTAATAACCTCTCCGGCTATCATAAGCCCTGCCACTCCCGGCACAAAAGAAACACTTGCCGGAGCAGGCCGTTTGCTTGCGCTTCTAAGCTCCACCGGCTCACTTTTCTTTTCCTTACGTACTGTTTCTGTCGAAAACAAAACCTTGACCTTCTTAATCTTTCTCTTTTTCAGCTCTGTACGCATCACCTTTGCAAGGGGGCACACACTGGTTTTTGATATATCTGCAATTTGAAAA
The DNA window shown above is from Blautia hansenii DSM 20583 and carries:
- the rapZ gene encoding RNase adapter RapZ produces the protein MRFVIVTGMSGAGKSTALKMLEDMEYFCVDNLPVMLIEKFVQLLRDGGPGEIEKVAVGVDIRNGKALDELETVLENINFSGVGIEILFLDAEDEVLVRRYKESRRSHPLAAESRIDEGIHRERERLRFLKEYADYILDTSKLLTRELKAELEKIFVENGSFKNLMVTVLSFGFKYGIPQDADLVFDVRFLPNPYYIEELRPLSGNNAPVSDYVMSFDLAHEFSDKLEDLIRFLIPNYITEGKTQLVIAVGCTGGKHRSVTLANELYRRLGENEEYGIRVEHRDIEKDGKKCLSPEA
- the murB gene encoding UDP-N-acetylmuramate dehydrogenase, which codes for MENNSIENMFCMTLGSDNVRLHEPMKKHTTFRIGGPADYYLCPHSTEELQKILQICRENKLEFFILGNGSNLLVSDKGYRGVVIQLWKNFSDIETEDNTITVKAGALLSKVAAEALEESLTGMEFASGIPGTMGGAVMMNAGAYGGEMKDIIREVTVLTREGELLTLSKEEMNFGYRTSVVKEKGYVVISAELQLRKGDREEIRKVMDELKERRVTKQPLDMPSAGSTFKRPEGYFAGKLIMDAGLRGFSVGGAQISEKHCGFVVNKGDATAADVLGLIGEVQKRVQEKFGVALEPEVKFLGEF